One part of the Amaranthus tricolor cultivar Red isolate AtriRed21 chromosome 16, ASM2621246v1, whole genome shotgun sequence genome encodes these proteins:
- the LOC130802850 gene encoding TOM1-like protein 9: MVNSMVERATSNMLIGPDWAMNIEICDMLNNDPGQAKDVVKGIKKRIGSRNSKIQLLALTLLETIVKNCGDIVHMHVAEKDLPHEMVKIAKKKPDFQVKEKILILIDTWQEAFGGPRARYPQYYAAYQELLRAGAVFPQRTERSAPVFTPPQTQPLSNYPPNVRNSEQLQESADAAAEADYPSLSMSEIQNARGIMDVLSEMLSAIDPSKKEGLKQEVIVDLVEQCRTYKQRVVHLVNSTSDESLLGQGLALNDDLQKVLAKHEAIASGNVVLQENPKPESSKALVDVDAPLVNTGESSKQTVGSSASGSTLSAPHANGSTATPTKELVKIDLLSGDLLGDDFGTQTAQDSLALVPISAPPPSSPIVPENNALALVDMFSMNNTPDSSNSQAAFSSGHPLPPELQQQHNLQPGQQIPFANGISTSMALPQYEQAGYSQPAGTSWNSQVSQQQPPSPVYGSQNGGSLPPPPWESQPTDINPSSSPQYPPAVQTSPMAGLQSPTFQGGMHPFHSQQIGNDQVSGMYAQHMAGGHMPGMNMHPMMNHMPGMYPQAYPGAQMMGISQALPGTQMNSMYPPQMYGNQMAAYSYGYAQQTDAQYIDQRMYGLSLRDDSSLKNTSSQTSMASYLPPMKSQSKGDDKLFGDLVDMAKLKPGKPTPSRTGSV, from the exons GCCTGATTGGGCTATGAATATCGAGATCTGTGACATGCTTAATAACGATCCTGG GCAAGCTAAGGATGTTGTGAAGGGGATAAAAAAACGCATTGGGAGCAGGAACTCAAAGATTCAGCTTCTAGCACTAACG CTACTGGAGACAATAGTAAAGAATTGTGGGGACATCGTACATATGCATGTAGCAGAGAAAGATCTACCTCATGAGATGGTAAAAATTGCCAAAAAGAAG CCGGATTTTCAAGTCAAGGAGAAGATATTAATTCTTATAGACACTTGGCAAGAAGCTTTTGGAGGACCCAGAGCACGATACCCACAATATTATGCCGCTTATCAGGagttattg CGTGCAGGTGCAGTTTTCCCACAAAGAACAGAAAGATCTGCTCCTGTATTTACTCCTCCACAAACACAACCTCTGTCAAACTATCCTCCAAATGTGCGCAATTCAGAGCAACTGCAAGAATCAGCGGATGCTGCTGCCGAGGCTGACTATCCATCATTGAG CATGTCAGAAATTCAGAATGCACGGGGGATTATGGATGTTCTGTCCGAAATGCTAAGTGCAATTGATCCATCAAAGAAAGAG GGACTTAAACAGGAGGTAATTGTGGATTTGGTCGAACAATGCCGGACCTACAAACAGAGAGTTGTCCACTTAGTTAATTCCACATC GGATGAGTCATTGCTTGGCCAAGGTCTGGCTTTAAATGATGACTTGCAGAAAGTGCTTGCAAAGCATGAAGCTATCGCTTCAGGAAATGTTGTGCTGCAGGAGAACCCTAAACCTGAATCTAGTAAGGCTCTCGTTGATGTTGATGCTCCTCTGGTTAATACAGGAGAAAGCAGCAAACAAACTGTTGGAAG CTCTGCCTCTGGATCAACTCTTTCAGCCCCCCATGCAAATGGCTCTACAGCCACGCCAACTAAAGAACTTGTAAAAATTGACCTACTGAGCGGTGACCTGTTGGGTGATGATTTTGGTACGCAGACTGCACAGGACTCATTGGCACTGGTCCCGATTTCTGCACCTCCACCATCTAGTCCTATTGTTCCAGAGAATAATGCTTTGGCTCTTGTAGACATGTTTTCGATGAATAATACTCCAGATTCCTCAAATTCTCAGGCTGCTTTTTCTTCTGGACATCCTTTACCACCAGAACTTCAACAGCAGCATAACTTACAACCAGGTCAACAAATACCGTTTGCAAATGGAATTTCTACAAGCATGGCGTTGCCTCAATATGAGCAGGCGGGATATTCACAACCTGCTGGTACTTCCTGGAACTCGCAGGTTTCTCAGCAGCAGCCACCTTCACCTGTCTATG GCTCTCAAAATGGAGGGTCGTTGCCACCCCCACCATGGGAGTCTCAGCCAACTGATATAAACCCGTCATCGAGTCCTCAATATCCTCCGGCAGTGCAGACCTCACCGATGGCTGGCCTGCAATCACCAACATTTCAGGGCGGCATGCATCCCTTTCACTCTCAACAAATAGGAAATGATCAAGTTTCAGGAATGTATGCGCAACACATGGCAGGTGGTCATATGCCTGGAATGAACATGCATCCCATGATGAACCATATGCCGGGCATGTACCCTCAAGCTTATCCGGGAGCACAGATGATGGGTATTTCCCAAGCACTTCCAGGTACCCAGATGAACTCTATGTATCCCCCTCAGATGTACGGAAATCAAATGGCAGCCTACAGCTATGGTTATGCACAGCAAACCGATGCTCAATATATCGACCAGAGAATGTATGGCTTATCTTTGAGGGATGACAGTTCTCTGAAGAACACTTCGAGCCAGACTTCAATGGCTTCATACTTACCTCCAATGAAATCGCAATCTAAGGGAGACGATAAATTGTTTGGAGATCTTGTTGATATGGCAAAATTGAAGCCAGGAAAACCCACCCCTAGTAGGACTGGGAGTGTGTGA